ATTCCGGGTCCACGCATGCGCGTCTCCGGCAACGCCATCTCTATCACCGGCGGACACGAAGACGCGATCCACTACAACCCGGAGCTGCACGTTCCCTCAAACGCTACCTACGCTGACACCGCGGACGACCTGGTGCGGGTGATCCGCCAGCAGCTCAAGGAGGGTGCGGACTTCATCAAGATCTACGCCACTGGAAGCGACCGGCTGCGCGATGGAGTCTTCTCGTCCCCATACCAATACACGGAAGATCAACTCAAGGCGGCAGTCGACGAGGCTCGCCGTCAGGGAGCAACGATCGGTGTGCACTGCTCCACTGATCCGGCGGCTCTGTTTGCCGTACGCGCTGGAGTCGTCTCGATTGACCACGCCGACCAGCTCACGCCGGAGACCATGCGGCTGATGCGCGAGAAACAGATCTACGCCGTGCCGACCTTCGCCATCAGCGAGTACTTCGAGCAGCACGCAGCTACTCCCGCAGCCGCCGCCAGCCGCCATGCCGGAAATCAGTTCCATATCGCGGAGTTCAAGAAGCAGATGGCAGCAGGGGTTCCCTTTGCCGTCGGCTCAGACGTCGGTCCGTTTCCCCATGGCACACAGGCGCGCGAGATGGTGCTCATGGCCGAGTATGGGATGAAGCCCGCTGATGTGTTGCAAGCGGACTATGTCCATGGCGCTCGGCTTCTGGGCTGGGAGGGCCGGATTGGCACACTTCACCTCGGAGCATGGGCCGACGTTATCGCCGTACCAGGCAATCCGTTGGACGATATCTCCGCATTGACCCGAGTCGCCTTCGTCATGAAGAACGGACAGGTCTATAAGCGCTGACAACGGCCAGCGCCGCGGAAGGAAGGCATACCGGAAATCGCAGATTGAGACGAAAAAGCGGCGTGCGCATGCGCCCGCCGCTTCCTGTTATTGGAACAGGACTTGAGCTTGTGGGTTATTCCACGTCGCCTTCATCCTCATCTTCCTCGACGATATCCAGTGCGAACCGATGCTGGAGTTTCATGCTGGCGGCACCGAGGATGGTACGCAACGATCTTGCCGTCCGTCCCTGTTTGCCGATGACTTTACCAACGTCTCCAACCGCGACTCGGAGCTGGAGTACTGTTGCTCCGTCGTCTTCCAAGGTATCGACAACTACTTCGTCTGGTTTATCGACCAACGCACGGGCGATATCCAGAACGAGGTTCCGCATACTTTCTACTGGGCCTGTAGGCTCCGATTGCACAGCCTGACTCATCACACACACCTCTTGGGAGTAAAACGCCTCCTGAACTCTTCACAGCGGCTCTTGTCCCTCTTTTGGGATCTTTCGAGCACACTGCTACTTGCAGAGTCCCGGCAGCGATACGAACCAGCCGAGTGGGTTAATACACGGCCAGCCCGCTGTTGCCAGATCACTTCCGTCTGGAAGGGAACTGTTGGGAGAAGTTTACGTGAGCAGGCCGCCAAACGAACAAGCGAAATGGTGCGAATGTTTTGCTTTTAGGCACCGGAGATCTCATTACTTTAGGCCACCGGCAAAAGTAACCTAAGCCGCAACGGGGGTCTTCGCAAAGAGTTTCGCGACGATCTCAGACATCTGGGCGCCCTTGCTGGTCCAGTAGTCGATGCGCTCGCGGTTCAGATTGATCGAGGCAGGATTGGTACGGGGGTTGTACGTGCCCACCACTTCCACGGAACGGCCGTTGCGGGCGCGGTCCTTCTCGATCACAACAACGCGGTAGTAGGGCTGCTTGCGCGCACCAAAACGCGCGAGACGAATCATCAGCACAGGAAATTCCTCAATCTCTCTTCTTGATTTGGGCAGGCCGGCTGTGCCGGTCGCGGGCCCACGCGGGAGCTACAGGGCCATGGCCCGTTATTTCCCAACATCTAAGTATCGCGCAACTGGCCTCTGGGATGCAATGGGATCAGGCGGGAAAGAGAAAACGCAGCACGTCGCCCAGGCGGGCGGCCCAGGCTTCTTCCGAATGGGTGCCGGCCGGTTCCTCCAGGTATCGCAGGTGCGCTCCATCCCAGCCCTTACGGCGAAGCAGGGCTGCCATGGCTGCGGTGTTACGAACGTGGCGCCCTCCCTCAAGCAGACCTATGTCCAACCAGATGCGCGGCTTAGGCTCCGGGCTGAGCCTCTCCACGTCGTCAAAGATGCTGCGGCGAGTCCACCATAACGAAGGGGACAACACCGCCAGACGGCCGAAGATACCGGGGAAATGGAACCCAGTCCAGAGTGAGATCAACCCTCCAAGGGAGGATCCTCCAAGCCCCGTGTGTTCCGTTCCGGGAAGGGTCCGGTACCGGCTGTCAACGAAAGGCTTCAGCTCTTCGACCAGAAAACGTGCGTAATTTTCCCCTTCTCCGCCACCCAATTGCGGGTCGGAGGAGGGCGTGTACTCCGTAATGCGGCGAACCCCGGCGTGAAAGATTCCGACCAGAATAAGCGACTCGATCTGGCCGGCAGCGGTTAACTGGTCGGCTGTAGAGTGCGCCCGCCAGGTCTGCCCAGGGATATGCGAGGTGCGCGGATCGATGAGGTTCTGGCCGTCATGGAGGTACAAGGTGGCGAACCGTCTCTCTGGCTGCTCAAAATACTGCGGCGGAAGATACACGAAGATCTCCCGGTCGCCAGGCAGATGACGGGAGCGAAAGCCAGCATAGCGGTGAAGGCGCGGAGTACGATCAAGCGCTGCTGTCTCTTCTTTGAACTGGTCCTCTGGCGGATACTGCGCGACGATAGTAAAACTCCCGAATAGAGCATTTTCCCTGCAGGTGTAGTGTAGGGCTTCGGCATCCATGGGCGTTTTCCGCAATGAAAACGCCGCTGCGCTCCCTTTTCGGGATACCCGGTAACAGGGAAAACGCTTTAGGGTGCGTCATCAAACTCGTGCCAGTCAGCGTCGGGAGCAGATTTTTTCGAGATCGAGGAGAGAGGAGAGAACTGTAGCTGGTCTACTGAAACGACGAGTGACGAAGAGATCGGGAAATCGGGGTCCCCAGTCAGCTTTGCTGGCTGGGGTGAAGAAAATCTGCCCCGACCCTTGGGTTGCGGCGCAAATTCGCCCATACTTCGCTGTCGGCCTCGTCTGAACAAATTTGCGCTCGCAACGCTGACGGCAGGAGTTTGATGACGCACCCTGGGGTTAGGATGGCTTCAGCCTGGCAGAGCGGAAAGGGCCCTCATGAATCGGGAATATCACAAATGGTTCTCGCCTGCGTTAGGACGCGAGATGGAGTTGTTGATCTTCGGCCATGGAGGCATGCCGGCGATTATCTTCCCAACCTCCCAGGGGCGCTTTTACGAGTTTGAAGATCGCGGCATGGTGGAAGCTGTCCACCGGAAGATCCACCACGGACAGTTGCAGCTCTTCTGTGTAGACTCAGTCGATGCCGAAAGCTGGTATAACCGCGGGGCGCCTGGACACTGGCGGGTCGCACGGCATCTGCAGTATGAGCAATACATCCTCAAGGAGGTGCAGGCTCTGGTGCGCCAGAAGAATCATGCCCCGCAACTGGCGCTGGCCGGTTGCAGCTTCGGCGGATTTCACGCGGTCAGCATGGCCTTGCGGCACCCTGATGTCTTCACC
This genomic window from Terriglobus albidus contains:
- a CDS encoding KH domain-containing protein, which gives rise to MRNLVLDIARALVDKPDEVVVDTLEDDGATVLQLRVAVGDVGKVIGKQGRTARSLRTILGAASMKLQHRFALDIVEEDEDEGDVE
- a CDS encoding esterase family protein, whose translation is MNREYHKWFSPALGREMELLIFGHGGMPAIIFPTSQGRFYEFEDRGMVEAVHRKIHHGQLQLFCVDSVDAESWYNRGAPGHWRVARHLQYEQYILKEVQALVRQKNHAPQLALAGCSFGGFHAVSMALRHPDVFTGMLSMSGAFDLSGFLNGYYDQDVYLLFPNHFLPNLHDPWYLDRYRKNVYVLATGVHDQCWDQNEKLAAIMRQKGIPVRLDVWGDNTGHDWPSWQRMAAEYF
- the rpsP gene encoding 30S ribosomal protein S16 codes for the protein MIRLARFGARKQPYYRVVVIEKDRARNGRSVEVVGTYNPRTNPASINLNRERIDYWTSKGAQMSEIVAKLFAKTPVAA
- a CDS encoding metal-dependent hydrolase family protein; its protein translation is MKTILATLLLSSSLLLAQQKQTVLHAARLYEAETGRILSPGEILVEGDHIVSSGSHVDHPAGAEVIDLGDRTLMPGLIDAHTHLFLHPGAEDAQTFEESVPQRTLLAAEAAKQDLLAGFTAERDMGTEGAGSADSAVRNAINSGLIPGPRMRVSGNAISITGGHEDAIHYNPELHVPSNATYADTADDLVRVIRQQLKEGADFIKIYATGSDRLRDGVFSSPYQYTEDQLKAAVDEARRQGATIGVHCSTDPAALFAVRAGVVSIDHADQLTPETMRLMREKQIYAVPTFAISEYFEQHAATPAAAASRHAGNQFHIAEFKKQMAAGVPFAVGSDVGPFPHGTQAREMVLMAEYGMKPADVLQADYVHGARLLGWEGRIGTLHLGAWADVIAVPGNPLDDISALTRVAFVMKNGQVYKR
- a CDS encoding alpha/beta hydrolase encodes the protein MDAEALHYTCRENALFGSFTIVAQYPPEDQFKEETAALDRTPRLHRYAGFRSRHLPGDREIFVYLPPQYFEQPERRFATLYLHDGQNLIDPRTSHIPGQTWRAHSTADQLTAAGQIESLILVGIFHAGVRRITEYTPSSDPQLGGGEGENYARFLVEELKPFVDSRYRTLPGTEHTGLGGSSLGGLISLWTGFHFPGIFGRLAVLSPSLWWTRRSIFDDVERLSPEPKPRIWLDIGLLEGGRHVRNTAAMAALLRRKGWDGAHLRYLEEPAGTHSEEAWAARLGDVLRFLFPA